One Pararhizobium sp. IMCC3301 DNA segment encodes these proteins:
- the typA gene encoding translational GTPase TypA: MSLRNIAIIAHVDHGKTTLIDVLLKASGAFRDNQQVDERAMDSNDLERERGITILAKVTSLNWKDSRINIVDTPGHADFGGEVERILNMVDGAILLVDAAEGPMPQTKFVLSKALKIGLRPIVVINKIDKHDARPDEVLDEVFDLFASLDADENQLDFPVLYGSAKQGWMAADAEGPKDNIGPLLDLVMEKVPEPVVEEGAFQLLATTIESNPYLGRILTGRIRAGSIKPNQNIKALAGDGTVVETGRVSRVLGFRGLERVPVDEAFAGDIVALSGLTIASVADTLVDPSVDTPISAQPIDPPTLSMTFRINDAPIAGTEGDKVQSRVIRDRLLKEAEGNVALQVTAGTDGDSFEVAGRGELQLAVLIETMRREGFELSIGKPRVVFRQDEDGNRLEPIEEVIIDVDDEHSGTVVQKLSERRAELVEMRPSTGGRTRIVLHAPTRGLIGYQPELLSDTRGTGIMNRLFHEYAPYKGSIPGRRTGALISNGQGEAVAFALWNLEDRGPMIIEPGNRVYEGMIVGEHTKGNDLEVNVLKGKQLTNMRSSGKDDAVRLTPPTKMTLEKALSYIQEDELVEVTPKSIRLRKRLLLAHERKKASRMSAAS, encoded by the coding sequence ATGTCCCTGCGAAATATCGCCATCATCGCGCACGTTGATCATGGAAAGACCACTCTTATCGATGTGCTGCTCAAAGCCTCCGGCGCGTTTCGCGACAACCAGCAGGTTGACGAGCGTGCCATGGACTCCAACGATCTGGAGCGCGAGCGCGGCATCACCATTCTTGCCAAGGTCACATCGCTGAACTGGAAGGATTCGCGTATCAACATTGTGGATACGCCCGGCCACGCCGATTTTGGCGGCGAAGTGGAACGTATTCTGAATATGGTGGACGGTGCCATTCTCCTGGTCGATGCCGCAGAAGGCCCGATGCCCCAAACCAAATTCGTACTTTCAAAGGCCCTGAAAATCGGCCTGCGACCAATTGTTGTGATCAACAAGATCGACAAGCATGACGCGCGGCCGGACGAAGTGCTGGACGAGGTATTCGATTTGTTTGCCAGTCTGGATGCAGACGAAAATCAACTGGATTTCCCTGTGCTCTACGGATCGGCCAAACAGGGCTGGATGGCAGCCGACGCTGAAGGACCGAAAGACAATATCGGACCGCTGCTGGACCTGGTTATGGAAAAAGTTCCTGAACCTGTGGTCGAGGAAGGTGCGTTTCAGCTTCTGGCCACGACGATTGAGTCCAACCCCTATCTGGGCCGGATTCTGACCGGCCGGATTCGGGCCGGATCAATCAAGCCGAACCAGAACATCAAGGCACTCGCGGGCGACGGCACTGTGGTCGAAACCGGCCGCGTCAGCCGTGTGCTCGGATTTCGCGGCCTTGAGCGGGTGCCGGTCGATGAAGCCTTCGCCGGTGACATTGTGGCGCTGTCAGGCCTGACCATTGCATCAGTGGCCGACACGCTGGTCGACCCATCGGTCGACACACCAATTTCCGCGCAACCGATTGATCCCCCCACCCTGTCGATGACATTCCGCATTAACGATGCGCCGATTGCCGGAACTGAAGGCGACAAGGTGCAAAGTCGGGTCATCCGTGACCGTCTGCTGAAAGAAGCGGAAGGCAATGTGGCGCTGCAAGTGACAGCTGGCACCGATGGCGACAGTTTTGAAGTTGCCGGCCGTGGCGAATTGCAACTTGCCGTGCTGATTGAAACCATGCGCCGCGAAGGATTTGAACTGTCGATCGGCAAGCCGCGTGTTGTGTTCCGGCAGGATGAAGACGGCAACCGCCTTGAGCCGATTGAGGAAGTCATCATCGACGTGGATGACGAGCATTCCGGCACAGTTGTGCAGAAACTGTCTGAACGGCGGGCAGAGCTGGTGGAAATGCGCCCGTCAACTGGCGGACGCACCCGTATCGTATTGCATGCCCCGACGCGCGGCCTGATCGGATATCAGCCGGAATTGCTGTCCGATACGCGTGGCACCGGCATCATGAACCGGCTGTTTCACGAATATGCACCCTATAAAGGCTCGATTCCGGGCCGCCGCACCGGCGCACTTATTTCCAATGGTCAGGGCGAGGCAGTGGCCTTTGCACTGTGGAACCTGGAAGATCGCGGTCCGATGATTATCGAACCGGGCAATCGTGTTTATGAAGGCATGATTGTCGGCGAACACACCAAGGGCAATGATCTCGAAGTCAATGTTCTGAAAGGCAAACAGCTGACCAATATGCGGTCCTCCGGCAAGGATGATGCCGTGCGCCTGACGCCGCCGACGAAAATGACGCTTGAAAAGGCGTTGTCCTATATTCAGGAAGATGAGCTGGTGGAAGTCACACCAAAATCGATCCGTCTGCGCAAACGCCTTCTGCTGGCCCATGAGCGCAAGAAAGCATCCCGGATGTCTGCCGCCAGTTAG
- a CDS encoding argininosuccinate synthase: MSKTGKIKKVVLAYSGGLDTSIILKWLQTNYQCEVVTFTADLGQGEELEPARKKAELLGIKEIYIEDLREEFVRDFVFPMFRANALYEGVYLLGTSIARPLISKRLIEIAAQTGADAISHGATGKGNDQVRFELAAYALNPDIKVIAPWREWDLTSRTRLLEFAEQNQIPIARDKRGEAPFSVDANLLHTSSEGKVLEDPAKAAPEYVYSRTVAPEDAPDKATLIEVGFEKGDAVSIDGEALSPASLLTKLNELGGANGIGRLDLVENRFVGMKSRGIYETPGGTVLLTAHRGIESITLDRGAAHLKDEMMPKYAELIYNGFWFSPERDMLQALIDKSQELVSGTVTLKLYKGSVSVVARSSPNSLYDEDLVTFEEGAVAYDHNDAAGFIRLNALRLRTLANRKKRG, translated from the coding sequence ATGTCCAAGACAGGCAAGATCAAAAAAGTCGTGCTGGCCTATTCGGGCGGGCTGGATACATCGATCATTCTCAAATGGCTGCAGACAAATTATCAGTGTGAGGTGGTCACCTTCACCGCTGATCTGGGCCAGGGCGAGGAGCTGGAGCCGGCGCGCAAGAAAGCCGAACTGCTTGGTATCAAAGAGATTTATATTGAAGATCTGCGCGAGGAATTTGTCCGGGATTTTGTGTTCCCGATGTTTCGCGCCAATGCGCTGTATGAAGGCGTTTATCTGCTCGGCACATCGATTGCACGGCCTTTGATCTCCAAACGCCTGATTGAAATTGCAGCGCAAACCGGTGCTGATGCGATCTCCCATGGCGCCACCGGAAAAGGCAACGATCAGGTCCGGTTTGAACTGGCAGCCTATGCGCTGAACCCGGATATCAAGGTGATCGCGCCCTGGCGCGAATGGGACCTGACGTCGCGGACACGGCTGCTGGAATTTGCCGAACAGAACCAGATTCCAATCGCCAGGGACAAGCGCGGCGAAGCACCGTTCTCGGTTGATGCAAATCTGCTGCACACATCCTCTGAAGGCAAGGTGCTGGAAGATCCTGCGAAGGCCGCACCGGAATATGTCTATTCGCGCACGGTTGCGCCGGAAGACGCTCCGGACAAGGCCACGTTGATCGAGGTCGGATTTGAAAAGGGTGATGCGGTTTCCATTGATGGCGAGGCGCTGTCACCGGCCAGCCTTCTGACAAAACTCAACGAATTGGGTGGTGCAAACGGCATCGGACGGCTTGATCTGGTAGAGAACCGCTTTGTCGGCATGAAGTCGCGCGGGATTTACGAAACCCCCGGCGGAACCGTGCTGCTGACCGCGCATCGCGGGATTGAATCGATCACGCTCGACCGGGGCGCGGCGCATCTCAAGGATGAGATGATGCCAAAATACGCCGAGCTGATCTATAACGGGTTCTGGTTCTCGCCCGAGCGGGATATGCTTCAGGCCCTGATCGACAAAAGCCAGGAACTGGTGAGTGGCACTGTGACGCTAAAACTCTACAAGGGCAGTGTCAGCGTGGTGGCCCGCAGTTCGCCCAATTCCCTGTATGATGAGGATCTGGTGACCTTTGAAGAAGGCGCCGTTGCCTATGATCACAATGATGCTGCCGGGTTCATCCGTCTCAATGCGCTGCGTCTGCGAACCCTCGCAAACCGAAAAAAACGCGGTTGA
- a CDS encoding LysE family translocator — protein sequence MVFLPEISVLITFSIAAIALTLTPGPDMTLFLSKTIAQGRKAGFAAFLGATSGLLVHTLAVALGLSALLAASETAFITLKIVGSLYLLWLAFDALRNGSSFSVDTAERKKESVTTVYLKGLWINLLNPKIIVFFVTFLPQFVSAADPYAAYKLMFLGALFVVVATPICGALILSADHIADFLKRSPKATRFVDWLFATVLGGFAIKLLLTRSNS from the coding sequence TTGGTTTTTCTGCCGGAAATATCAGTCCTGATAACATTTTCAATCGCGGCGATTGCGCTGACGCTGACCCCGGGCCCGGACATGACGCTGTTTCTCAGCAAGACCATCGCTCAGGGGCGGAAGGCCGGTTTTGCGGCGTTTCTCGGTGCGACCTCCGGCCTGCTGGTCCACACTCTTGCTGTGGCGCTGGGCCTGTCGGCGCTGCTGGCCGCCTCTGAAACAGCCTTTATCACCCTGAAAATTGTCGGCAGTCTGTATTTGCTGTGGCTTGCCTTTGACGCGCTGCGCAACGGCTCATCTTTTTCTGTTGATACCGCAGAGCGCAAAAAGGAAAGCGTTACCACAGTCTATCTGAAAGGGCTCTGGATCAATCTGCTGAACCCCAAGATCATTGTCTTTTTCGTGACCTTTCTGCCGCAATTCGTCAGTGCCGCGGACCCTTATGCAGCCTATAAGCTGATGTTCCTGGGGGCTCTGTTTGTCGTCGTCGCAACACCAATTTGCGGCGCACTGATCCTGTCTGCAGACCATATTGCCGATTTTCTCAAACGCTCGCCAAAAGCGACGCGCTTCGTCGACTGGCTGTTTGCCACGGTTCTTGGCGGCTTTGCCATCAAGCTGCTGCTGACACGTTCGAATTCGTAG
- a CDS encoding autotransporter outer membrane beta-barrel domain-containing protein has translation MLSITTSGVTTGNTDEGIIARNDGTSLTIDAAETTGERYGIFARNFGSELLSITTSGATTGKTRDGILAVNSNGTSLTIDAAETTGARFGILARNSGSDLLSITTSGITTGNTDEGIFARNTGTSLTIDAAETTGERRGINARNYGSEFLSITTSGVTTGKTDYGIFARNLNGTSLTIDAAETTGRRFGILARNYGRDLLSITTSGATTGNINDGIYARNDGTSLTIDAAETTGGRDGIRIGHQGSGNLLVRMDGAVYGGTYGVHNESSSQGGAFTITSGGSLSGGSGVALQDNADGTNGNAASSLSVYGGLKDDAVMGAGSDMITIHTDASVAAGVDLDGGDATTTGNDDDLVFNGWTGALDGQIINFELVDLTNNSNVTFSGASIGQDANSAVLLFEVEDGSTAFFQNSFLINGNFNNFGALDLSTANLVADTVLTITGNYAAASDLLLDVVLNDGGLTNVQPNDQAFADQMIVQGSVSNVTSVFINNTGGAGAATDRNGNGLVDPDEGILIVQVEGNNQGNINDAAPLEDSTAATGTLSRHFVLGAAGNTFSNPDTGRQNVVPGGVYAYDIYAINPDASQNDVWDFVLAAAFQPAAPVYEALQAALLSMETMPTLQQRVGNRYWSSYGGSRLGTDGAIVSGFGADGDASLTQPSAVWARIEAGHQRIDPDSSTTSSYYTIDQWQMKGGVEGLVLGDAGGNALIAGLTAHFGASQTSVNSPFGNGSIDLTGYGVGATMTWYRENGLYLDGQGQYSWYEGDLSSGILGELSDDLQGTGYSLSIEAGQRMEIGNGRVITPQAQLVWASVEFDDFSGPFGETVELEDGDNLKGRVGISTEYERMWQAANGDNRRSNLYTLANLHYQFIEETRVEVSSTQLSSAADRLSGELGVGGSYVWGNGQYSLYSEASAATSLENPGNSNRFKGNVGIRMKW, from the coding sequence TTGCTCTCCATCACCACCAGCGGCGTCACCACCGGCAACACTGATGAAGGTATTATTGCCCGCAATGATGGCACGTCCCTGACCATCGATGCGGCTGAAACAACCGGAGAAAGATATGGCATTTTTGCCCGCAATTTTGGCAGTGAGTTGCTCTCGATCACCACCAGCGGCGCGACCACCGGCAAAACTCGTGACGGTATTCTTGCCGTCAATTCTAATGGCACGTCCCTGACCATCGATGCGGCTGAAACAACCGGGGCAAGATTTGGCATTCTTGCCCGCAATTCTGGCAGTGATTTGCTCTCCATCACCACCAGCGGCATCACCACCGGCAACACTGATGAGGGTATTTTTGCCCGCAATACTGGCACGTCTCTGACCATCGATGCCGCTGAAACAACCGGGGAAAGACGGGGCATTAATGCCCGCAATTATGGCAGTGAGTTCCTCTCCATCACCACCAGCGGCGTGACCACCGGCAAAACTGATTACGGTATTTTTGCCCGCAATTTGAATGGCACTTCGTTAACCATCGATGCGGCTGAAACAACCGGGCGAAGATTTGGCATTCTTGCCCGCAATTATGGCCGTGATTTGCTCTCCATCACCACCAGCGGCGCGACCACCGGCAATATTAATGACGGTATTTATGCCCGCAATGATGGCACCTCCCTGACCATCGATGCGGCTGAAACAACCGGGGGGCGGGATGGCATCAGAATTGGCCATCAGGGCTCCGGCAATCTCCTCGTCAGGATGGATGGCGCTGTCTACGGCGGCACATATGGCGTTCATAACGAGAGCTCCTCTCAAGGCGGGGCCTTCACCATCACGTCTGGTGGCTCGCTGAGCGGCGGCAGCGGTGTTGCATTGCAGGATAATGCCGATGGCACCAATGGCAATGCGGCCAGTTCCCTCAGCGTTTACGGTGGGCTGAAGGACGATGCTGTTATGGGTGCGGGCTCGGATATGATCACCATCCATACCGATGCAAGCGTTGCCGCTGGCGTCGACCTTGACGGCGGGGATGCTACCACCACCGGAAACGATGACGATTTGGTCTTTAATGGCTGGACGGGTGCGCTCGATGGTCAAATCATCAATTTCGAATTGGTCGATTTGACCAATAATTCCAATGTCACATTTTCCGGAGCGAGTATCGGTCAGGATGCCAATAGCGCGGTGCTGCTTTTTGAAGTAGAGGATGGATCAACAGCATTTTTCCAGAACTCATTTCTGATCAATGGCAATTTCAACAATTTCGGAGCTCTGGATTTGTCGACTGCCAATCTGGTTGCCGATACCGTTTTGACTATCACCGGAAACTACGCTGCTGCCTCCGATCTGTTGCTGGATGTTGTCTTGAACGATGGCGGCTTGACCAACGTGCAACCAAACGATCAGGCCTTTGCCGACCAGATGATTGTCCAGGGCAGTGTGTCGAACGTCACCAGTGTTTTCATCAACAATACGGGCGGAGCCGGGGCTGCGACGGACCGCAATGGCAACGGTTTGGTCGATCCGGATGAGGGCATTTTGATCGTTCAGGTCGAGGGCAACAATCAGGGCAATATCAATGACGCGGCACCGCTTGAAGACAGCACAGCGGCAACCGGAACGCTGTCCCGGCATTTTGTCCTGGGCGCGGCGGGCAATACTTTCAGCAACCCCGATACCGGTAGACAGAATGTTGTTCCCGGTGGCGTTTATGCCTATGATATCTATGCGATCAATCCCGACGCTTCTCAAAATGACGTGTGGGATTTTGTGCTGGCGGCAGCCTTTCAGCCGGCCGCCCCGGTTTACGAAGCGCTTCAGGCAGCACTGCTCTCGATGGAAACGATGCCAACGCTGCAGCAGCGCGTTGGCAACCGCTACTGGTCGAGTTATGGCGGGTCGCGGCTTGGCACCGATGGCGCAATTGTCTCCGGCTTTGGCGCTGATGGCGATGCCTCGCTCACCCAACCCAGCGCCGTCTGGGCCCGCATAGAGGCGGGACATCAGCGGATCGATCCAGACAGTTCGACCACTTCCTCGTACTATACAATCGATCAATGGCAGATGAAGGGCGGGGTTGAAGGATTGGTCTTGGGCGATGCCGGCGGTAATGCACTGATCGCCGGGTTGACCGCTCACTTTGGCGCATCCCAAACAAGCGTGAACTCGCCTTTTGGCAATGGTTCCATTGATTTGACCGGCTATGGCGTTGGCGCAACCATGACATGGTATCGGGAAAACGGTCTTTATCTGGACGGGCAGGGCCAGTATTCCTGGTATGAGGGCGATCTTTCCTCCGGCATTCTTGGCGAACTCTCCGACGATCTGCAAGGCACAGGCTATTCCCTGTCCATCGAAGCAGGCCAGCGCATGGAAATTGGCAATGGCAGGGTTATCACACCCCAGGCCCAGCTTGTCTGGGCCTCTGTCGAATTCGACGATTTTAGCGGACCGTTTGGCGAAACGGTTGAACTTGAGGACGGCGACAATTTAAAAGGACGTGTCGGTATTTCAACCGAGTACGAAAGAATGTGGCAGGCCGCAAATGGCGATAACCGTCGTTCCAACCTTTATACCCTCGCCAATCTGCACTATCAATTTATTGAAGAAACGAGGGTAGAGGTTTCC